One Idiomarina loihiensis L2TR genomic window carries:
- the flgE gene encoding flagellar hook protein FlgE codes for MSFKIALSGINASQKDLDVTANNISNVKTSGFKQSRAEFADVYATSIFNAGNTKVGDGVLTSSVAQQFSQGTLEFTENSLDMAISGNGFFATTDGLGSRDMTYTRSGAFKLNDDKFIVDNQGNYLQGYQVDRNSGTNSSVALATTQPIRIPDVAGAPQSTDNVFTAFNVDARRSPIDGAANPFDPETPSTYQSSTSATVYDSLGESHTLSTYYVKRDNNQWDVYATFDGDEIDMTPTGTATASPDASVNGYAGLRVEFLGSGDPDVAAGQNTFDPGSIDLSGNNVDGDPYLNNGADAQTIQFNFQDLTGTTTPTQFASDFEVTALDQDGSTVGRLTNVDIDKSGLIAATYSNGDVQYLGQVAIVRFANEQGLTQIGGTKWRESIDSGEPLSGEANTGTFGGIEASALENSNVNLTKELVDLITAQRNFQANSRSLEVNNTINQTILQIR; via the coding sequence ATGTCATTTAAAATTGCACTCAGCGGTATCAACGCATCTCAGAAAGATCTAGATGTAACCGCTAATAATATTTCAAACGTAAAAACGTCCGGCTTTAAACAGTCGCGTGCGGAATTCGCTGACGTTTATGCGACCAGTATTTTCAACGCCGGTAATACGAAAGTGGGTGACGGTGTTTTGACGTCATCAGTGGCTCAGCAGTTTAGTCAGGGCACATTAGAGTTCACGGAAAACTCGCTGGATATGGCGATTTCAGGCAACGGCTTTTTTGCCACTACAGACGGTTTAGGCTCTCGCGATATGACTTACACGCGCTCAGGAGCGTTCAAACTGAACGACGATAAGTTTATTGTGGATAACCAGGGTAACTATTTGCAAGGGTATCAGGTTGACCGTAATAGCGGCACTAACTCCTCAGTTGCTTTGGCAACCACTCAGCCAATTCGTATTCCTGATGTCGCCGGTGCGCCGCAAAGCACTGATAATGTATTTACCGCATTTAACGTCGATGCGCGTCGTTCGCCAATTGATGGCGCAGCGAATCCGTTTGATCCGGAAACACCAAGTACTTACCAAAGTTCTACATCGGCTACCGTTTATGATTCATTAGGTGAATCGCATACGTTGTCTACTTATTATGTGAAGCGCGATAATAACCAGTGGGATGTCTACGCGACTTTTGATGGTGACGAAATTGACATGACTCCTACAGGCACAGCAACAGCCTCGCCGGATGCGTCGGTCAATGGTTATGCCGGTTTACGAGTAGAGTTTTTAGGCAGTGGTGATCCGGATGTCGCGGCAGGCCAGAATACTTTTGACCCAGGCTCAATCGACTTGTCAGGCAACAACGTTGATGGCGACCCGTACCTGAATAATGGTGCTGATGCGCAAACTATCCAGTTTAACTTTCAGGATTTAACAGGAACCACAACGCCGACTCAGTTTGCGTCAGATTTTGAAGTAACTGCTTTGGATCAGGACGGTAGCACCGTAGGCCGTCTGACTAACGTTGATATCGACAAGTCAGGTCTTATTGCGGCAACCTACTCAAATGGTGATGTTCAATACTTAGGCCAGGTTGCTATTGTTCGCTTTGCCAATGAGCAGGGCTTAACGCAAATTGGCGGTACCAAGTGGCGTGAAAGTATTGACTCTGGCGAGCCGCTTTCTGGTGAAGCAAATACCGGAACTTTCGGTGGTATTGAAGCTTCAGCGCTGGAAAACTCTAACGTTAATCTGACCAAAGAACTGGTTGATTTGATTACCGCCCAGCGTAACTTCCAGGCGAACTCGCGTTCGTTAGAAGTTAACAACACCATTAACCAGACGATTCTTCAGATTCGATAA
- a CDS encoding CheR family methyltransferase, whose protein sequence is MINRELSLSEYQEFRQFLEHQCGIVLGESKLYLVKSRLGPLMGRFNIDSLAELVKRSMKLSERALRAAVIDAMTTNETLWFRDTYPFEILNDRILPEYKNHAGPLKIWSAACSSGQEPYSIAMTYLEYKAKNPGGLRAGIKVTATDISNKVLEQCAIGEYDSLALARGLSAERRKKFFTDAETKAGSMRVKDELKQFIHFRHLNLLDSYSLLGKFDVIFCRNVLIYFAPEVKRKIIAQFRQSLNPGGYLFLGASESISGLTEDFEMIRCQPGIIYRRK, encoded by the coding sequence GTGATAAATCGCGAATTAAGTTTATCGGAGTATCAGGAATTTCGTCAGTTCCTTGAGCATCAATGCGGTATCGTGTTGGGTGAGAGTAAACTGTATCTGGTGAAGAGTCGGTTAGGCCCTTTAATGGGCCGGTTTAATATCGATTCGCTGGCGGAGCTTGTAAAACGTTCAATGAAGCTAAGTGAACGGGCTTTGCGGGCGGCTGTTATTGATGCCATGACAACCAACGAAACCTTATGGTTTCGTGACACTTACCCGTTTGAAATTTTGAATGACCGTATTCTCCCTGAATATAAAAATCACGCCGGGCCTTTAAAGATTTGGTCTGCCGCCTGTTCCTCGGGGCAGGAGCCTTATTCTATTGCCATGACGTACTTAGAGTATAAGGCGAAGAACCCGGGTGGGCTAAGAGCTGGCATAAAAGTAACAGCAACCGATATTTCCAATAAGGTACTCGAGCAGTGTGCCATTGGCGAGTACGATAGCCTGGCACTTGCGCGTGGTTTGTCGGCTGAACGGCGAAAGAAGTTTTTTACGGACGCCGAAACGAAAGCCGGCTCCATGAGAGTAAAAGACGAGCTTAAACAGTTTATTCATTTCCGTCATTTGAACTTGCTGGACAGCTATTCTCTGCTGGGCAAATTTGATGTTATTTTTTGCCGCAATGTCCTTATTTACTTTGCCCCTGAAGTAAAGCGGAAAATTATTGCCCAATTCCGGCAATCGCTGAACCCCGGCGGTTATCTTTTCCTTGGTGCTTCTGAGTCTATTTCCGGACTTACTGAGGATTTTGAGATGATCCGCTGCCAGCCAGGTATCATTTACCGAAGAAAATAG
- the flgJ gene encoding flagellar assembly peptidoglycan hydrolase FlgJ: protein MTVSDSHLKQAQHAMDTHSLDGLRQRAFKPGDKEALMEAAQQFEAIFLNMVMGSMRKANAVFEKDNLLDSRYTNMYRDMYDQQLTSELSSQGTLGLAELMVKQLGGDDSYVPASMNRNGANLDDPRMKNRADMNSASQKVSDQGGIDAGLYYGNQRVNTAKLSDGDATFNSPQSFIAALKPHAEKIAKEAGLNPDVLMAQAALETGWGKRLVPGRHGGSSNNLFNIKADTRWDGDKSHVSTLEFDGEVARKERAAFRSYANVEQSLQDYVDFIKEHPRYQQALQVADDPAQYAEALQSAGYATDPQYAQKIQSVLNNPAFVDKEI, encoded by the coding sequence ATGACGGTTTCAGATTCTCATCTAAAACAAGCGCAACACGCTATGGATACGCACAGCCTGGACGGGCTGCGTCAGCGTGCGTTTAAACCAGGTGATAAAGAAGCGCTGATGGAAGCCGCGCAGCAGTTTGAAGCCATATTTCTGAACATGGTCATGGGCAGTATGCGTAAGGCCAATGCGGTGTTTGAGAAAGACAATTTATTGGACAGTCGTTACACCAATATGTACCGCGATATGTATGACCAGCAGCTGACTTCAGAACTGTCCAGCCAGGGAACCCTGGGCTTGGCTGAGTTGATGGTAAAGCAGTTAGGCGGTGACGACAGTTATGTTCCGGCGTCAATGAATCGCAATGGCGCGAACCTCGACGACCCGCGCATGAAAAACCGCGCCGACATGAACAGCGCCTCGCAGAAAGTCAGTGACCAGGGCGGCATTGATGCGGGTCTGTATTACGGGAATCAGCGAGTGAATACCGCCAAGCTGAGCGATGGCGATGCGACTTTTAATTCCCCGCAAAGCTTTATTGCTGCGCTAAAGCCTCATGCCGAGAAAATCGCCAAAGAAGCCGGTTTAAATCCGGATGTTCTGATGGCACAGGCGGCACTGGAAACCGGCTGGGGCAAGCGTTTGGTACCAGGGCGTCACGGCGGTTCCAGTAACAACCTGTTCAACATTAAAGCGGATACGCGCTGGGACGGTGACAAGTCTCATGTCAGCACCCTGGAGTTCGATGGTGAAGTCGCCCGCAAAGAGCGCGCAGCGTTTCGTTCATACGCTAATGTGGAACAGAGCTTGCAGGACTACGTTGACTTTATAAAGGAGCATCCGCGTTACCAGCAGGCCCTACAAGTAGCTGATGATCCGGCTCAGTATGCGGAGGCTTTACAAAGTGCGGGTTACGCAACCGACCCTCAATATGCACAGAAGATTCAGTCGGTGTTAAACAACCCGGCTTTTGTAGATAAAGAAATTTAG
- the flgD gene encoding flagellar hook assembly protein FlgD — translation MEGVSSNSYIDDMKWKKEDDARYADPDERSKLEQEDFFRLLTEQLSMQDPSKPVENDQMIAQMTNFTMAEGITGLSERFDQFASDMTSNQALQASTMVGRKVLVPTDQANLETGAGVTGMIATPQSAQNVKINIKDSTGATVKTIEIGDMPQGTKEFEWDGKMANGDEAPAGNYSFSVNAQVGGKTEELPIQMHARVQSVSTGGDRGVVLNLKGLGGIKLSDVTEIS, via the coding sequence ATGGAAGGCGTAAGCAGTAATTCCTATATAGATGATATGAAATGGAAGAAGGAAGACGATGCCAGATATGCTGATCCAGATGAGCGGAGCAAGCTTGAGCAGGAAGATTTTTTCAGGCTGTTAACCGAGCAGCTTAGCATGCAGGACCCGTCTAAGCCGGTCGAAAATGACCAGATGATTGCTCAGATGACCAACTTTACTATGGCAGAGGGAATAACCGGGCTTTCAGAGCGTTTTGACCAGTTCGCCAGTGATATGACGTCAAATCAGGCGTTGCAAGCGTCAACTATGGTCGGGCGTAAAGTGTTGGTACCGACTGACCAGGCTAACCTGGAAACCGGAGCCGGCGTAACAGGCATGATTGCAACCCCCCAGTCTGCACAAAACGTGAAGATTAATATCAAGGACTCAACCGGTGCTACGGTCAAGACCATTGAGATTGGCGATATGCCCCAGGGCACGAAAGAGTTTGAGTGGGATGGAAAAATGGCTAACGGCGACGAAGCGCCTGCTGGTAATTATTCGTTCTCGGTGAATGCTCAAGTTGGTGGCAAAACTGAAGAATTGCCTATACAGATGCACGCTCGTGTACAAAGTGTCAGCACCGGCGGTGACCGCGGTGTGGTTTTGAATCTTAAAGGATTAGGTGGCATCAAGCTTTCTGATGTAACTGAAATTAGCTAA
- the flgG gene encoding flagellar basal-body rod protein FlgG, with amino-acid sequence MNPALWISKTGLDAQQRDISVISNNLANSSTIGFKKSRAVFEDLLYQNINQPGGQSAQDTELPNGLMLGAGTKVVATQKSHTQGNVQTTDNSLDVMIDGKGFFQVLMPDGNISYTRNGQFSLNEEGEIVTSGNGYTIEPAIQIPEDAMSVSISQEGEVTVTQPGNPDNVVVGQINLVNFINPAGLQPMGQNLYKETAVSGAPLEAVPGVDGMGNTIQGALETSNVNVTEELVNLIESQRGYEMNSKVISSVDQMLSYINQQL; translated from the coding sequence ATGAACCCAGCATTATGGATAAGTAAAACCGGATTGGACGCGCAGCAGCGCGATATTTCAGTTATTTCCAACAACCTGGCGAACTCCAGCACTATTGGCTTTAAAAAGAGTCGGGCAGTGTTTGAAGACTTGCTGTACCAGAATATTAACCAGCCGGGCGGTCAGTCTGCACAGGACACCGAATTACCTAATGGTTTAATGCTGGGCGCCGGTACCAAAGTTGTTGCAACGCAAAAGTCTCATACCCAGGGCAACGTGCAGACCACCGACAATTCGCTTGATGTGATGATTGACGGAAAAGGTTTCTTTCAGGTGCTAATGCCGGATGGCAATATTTCCTATACCCGTAATGGTCAATTTTCTTTAAATGAAGAAGGGGAAATTGTGACTTCGGGTAATGGTTATACCATTGAGCCTGCTATTCAGATACCGGAAGACGCTATGTCGGTCAGTATTTCACAAGAAGGTGAGGTTACTGTTACGCAGCCTGGTAACCCGGATAACGTAGTGGTTGGTCAGATTAACCTGGTTAACTTTATTAACCCGGCCGGTTTACAACCTATGGGACAGAACCTTTATAAAGAAACCGCAGTAAGTGGTGCTCCTTTAGAGGCGGTTCCGGGTGTTGACGGAATGGGTAACACCATTCAGGGCGCGCTGGAAACTTCGAATGTGAATGTGACTGAAGAGTTGGTGAACTTAATTGAGAGCCAGCGCGGCTACGAGATGAATTCTAAAGTGATTTCGTCTGTGGATCAGATGCTGAGTTACATTAACCAGCAGCTTTAA
- the flgM gene encoding flagellar biosynthesis anti-sigma factor FlgM: MSININNAGLKNANIDSKSSNRQVQSDAPAKPAAVSQKGGEAVSLTSEAQQLSGLQEKAMNSSGIDQAKVDKIKADIESGSYKINVEQLANKLAQFESDLFSNGSNE; the protein is encoded by the coding sequence ATGTCAATTAACATTAACAATGCCGGGCTGAAAAATGCCAACATTGATAGCAAATCCAGCAACCGTCAAGTACAGAGCGATGCTCCGGCTAAGCCTGCTGCGGTTTCGCAAAAAGGTGGTGAGGCCGTTTCGTTAACCAGCGAAGCGCAACAACTGAGTGGCTTACAGGAAAAAGCAATGAACAGCAGCGGCATTGACCAGGCCAAAGTTGATAAAATTAAAGCCGACATTGAAAGCGGCTCGTACAAAATTAACGTTGAACAACTGGCCAATAAACTGGCTCAGTTTGAGTCTGACCTGTTCAGTAACGGCAGCAACGAATAA
- the flgB gene encoding flagellar basal body rod protein FlgB yields MALSMDKLMGIQQHTLGVRTQRAELIANNIANADTPGYKAKGLDFQQALQQAQRGMENHKMARTHEQHFSVEVKPQGTEKFRTPSQPDTGDGNTVDVQLEQNLYAQNALEYEMTMNFLDGRISGVKKALGGQGR; encoded by the coding sequence ATGGCACTTTCCATGGACAAGCTTATGGGAATACAGCAACACACGCTGGGTGTACGCACTCAGCGGGCGGAGCTTATTGCCAACAATATTGCCAATGCCGATACCCCCGGCTATAAAGCCAAAGGCCTGGACTTCCAGCAAGCGTTGCAGCAAGCGCAACGCGGTATGGAAAACCACAAAATGGCGCGTACTCACGAACAGCATTTCAGCGTTGAAGTAAAACCCCAGGGAACCGAGAAGTTCCGCACTCCATCTCAACCGGATACCGGCGACGGCAACACCGTTGATGTGCAGTTGGAACAAAACTTGTATGCCCAAAATGCATTGGAGTATGAAATGACCATGAACTTTCTTGACGGCCGCATCAGCGGTGTGAAGAAAGCCCTGGGCGGACAAGGGAGATAA
- a CDS encoding flagellar basal body rod protein FlgF, with the protein MDKMLWVAMSGAKENMNAVAVRANNLANANTTAFKGDLQQARAMQAFGEGLPTRVFSMTESPGQNFASGAIQTTGRNMDVAIKDQGWIAVDDGSGNERYTRNGSLEVGTDGLLKNSTGQTVLGNNGPIFVPMPIDNLVIGANGNVSIRPMGAPANAMEVIDRIKLVNPPNGNMEKGNDGLFKLKDDQQAFADANVKLQIGALEGSNVNSVEEMTHMIALQRQYEMNVKLMKTADENAQRSESLMRMS; encoded by the coding sequence ATGGACAAGATGCTATGGGTAGCAATGAGCGGCGCGAAGGAAAATATGAACGCCGTCGCTGTTCGTGCCAACAACTTAGCTAACGCCAATACCACGGCGTTTAAAGGCGACTTGCAACAGGCGCGGGCCATGCAGGCCTTTGGTGAAGGTTTGCCAACTCGGGTATTTTCTATGACGGAAAGCCCCGGGCAAAATTTTGCCAGTGGAGCAATACAAACAACCGGCCGGAACATGGATGTTGCCATTAAAGATCAGGGCTGGATTGCAGTCGACGATGGCAGCGGTAATGAACGTTATACCCGCAATGGTAGCCTTGAAGTCGGCACTGATGGCTTGTTGAAAAACTCAACAGGGCAGACAGTGCTCGGCAATAACGGCCCCATATTTGTTCCTATGCCGATAGATAATCTGGTTATTGGAGCGAACGGGAATGTCTCTATACGTCCGATGGGAGCTCCGGCGAACGCGATGGAAGTGATTGACCGCATTAAATTAGTAAACCCGCCGAACGGTAATATGGAAAAAGGCAACGATGGCCTGTTTAAGTTAAAAGACGACCAACAAGCTTTCGCCGATGCCAACGTAAAACTGCAAATTGGCGCTCTGGAAGGCAGTAATGTAAATAGTGTCGAAGAAATGACGCACATGATTGCCTTGCAGCGCCAGTATGAAATGAACGTCAAATTAATGAAAACGGCCGACGAGAATGCTCAGCGTTCTGAGTCGCTGATGAGAATGAGCTAA
- a CDS encoding chemotaxis protein CheV → MASILDSVNQRTQMVGQNRLELLMFHLNGKQRFGINVFKVREVLPCPKLTAMPNRNPLVRGIAHIRGQAISIIDLSMATGGRALTDIQNRFVIIAEYNRTIQGFLVEGVDRIININWEDVMPPPKGTGRDAYLTAVTKVEDELIEIIDVERILADIMPANMDVSEEVANAPINVAKEDLTILITDDSSVARNQIKRALQSLGITLEVKKNGKEALDYLKDKAKEVGGLVHPHVPVLVSDVEMPVMDGYTLTAELKADPDLRDIHVILHTSLSGVFNQAMVKKVGADDFIAKFHPDELATAVQKWLNTEVIA, encoded by the coding sequence ATGGCTAGCATTCTCGATTCAGTGAATCAACGCACACAAATGGTCGGTCAAAACCGGCTGGAACTATTAATGTTTCACCTAAATGGGAAACAACGCTTCGGCATTAACGTATTTAAAGTACGCGAAGTATTGCCATGCCCTAAACTTACCGCAATGCCTAATCGTAACCCTCTGGTTCGTGGCATTGCGCACATCCGTGGTCAGGCTATATCTATTATTGACTTGAGTATGGCGACCGGTGGTCGGGCGCTAACCGATATTCAGAATCGTTTCGTCATTATTGCTGAGTACAACCGAACCATTCAGGGCTTTTTGGTTGAAGGGGTTGATCGCATCATTAACATCAACTGGGAAGATGTGATGCCGCCGCCCAAAGGTACCGGAAGAGATGCGTATCTTACCGCGGTGACCAAAGTGGAAGATGAATTAATTGAAATTATTGATGTGGAACGCATTTTAGCTGATATTATGCCGGCTAATATGGATGTCAGCGAAGAAGTTGCGAATGCACCTATCAATGTTGCAAAAGAAGATTTAACCATTTTGATTACGGATGACTCTTCGGTTGCCCGTAACCAGATAAAACGTGCATTGCAGTCTTTGGGTATTACGCTCGAAGTTAAAAAGAACGGTAAAGAAGCGTTAGATTACTTAAAAGATAAAGCCAAGGAAGTGGGGGGCTTAGTGCATCCTCATGTGCCCGTTTTGGTCTCCGATGTAGAAATGCCGGTTATGGACGGTTATACGCTTACCGCCGAGTTAAAAGCTGACCCAGATTTACGTGATATCCATGTTATTTTGCATACATCATTGAGTGGTGTATTCAATCAGGCTATGGTGAAGAAAGTGGGCGCCGATGACTTTATTGCTAAGTTTCATCCCGATGAACTGGCGACCGCCGTACAAAAATGGCTTAATACAGAAGTTATTGCGTAG
- a CDS encoding flagellar basal body P-ring protein FlgI translates to MRTLKIFALAVSLLSMLAAPVQASRIKDIASVQGVRSNQLIGYGLVVGLPGTGEQTPFTDQTFRTMLGNFGINIPANERPKIDNVAAVAVHAELPAFAKPGQKIDVTVSSVGSADGLTGGTLMQTFLKGANGEVYAVAQGSLIVGGLGAEGNDGSRIVINTPTVGRIPNGGVVEREVRSGFGSSDYLTFNLHQSDFTTAKRMAETINNLVGDGTAQAVDATSVRVRAPRDLSQRVSYMSTLENLEVQQASASAKIIVNARTGTIVVGQNVELRPAAVAHGNMQVTIAENVNVDQPNPFADGETAITPQSIIDVNQEDARMFVFQPGTTLNDLVRAVNQIGAAPGDMIAVLEALKQAGALSGELIVI, encoded by the coding sequence ATGAGAACGCTTAAAATTTTTGCGCTGGCGGTAAGTTTATTGTCAATGCTTGCGGCACCGGTACAGGCTTCGCGTATAAAAGACATTGCTTCGGTTCAGGGAGTTCGTTCTAACCAACTAATTGGTTATGGTTTAGTAGTCGGTCTGCCTGGTACCGGAGAACAAACGCCTTTCACCGATCAGACTTTCCGTACCATGCTGGGCAACTTCGGTATTAATATTCCGGCAAATGAACGTCCAAAAATTGATAATGTCGCGGCAGTTGCCGTGCATGCGGAGTTACCGGCCTTTGCTAAACCCGGACAAAAAATTGATGTGACGGTGTCTTCTGTCGGCAGCGCCGATGGTCTGACCGGCGGCACTTTGATGCAGACTTTTTTAAAAGGCGCCAATGGGGAAGTTTATGCGGTAGCGCAGGGCAGTCTTATTGTAGGTGGCCTGGGGGCTGAAGGTAACGACGGCTCTCGTATAGTTATTAATACGCCGACTGTCGGTCGTATTCCTAATGGTGGCGTTGTTGAGCGTGAAGTGCGCTCTGGCTTTGGCTCTTCCGATTATCTTACCTTTAATTTGCATCAGTCCGATTTCACGACCGCGAAGCGCATGGCTGAAACCATTAACAATTTAGTTGGCGATGGTACAGCCCAGGCCGTTGATGCGACTTCGGTTCGGGTGCGAGCTCCCCGAGATTTAAGCCAACGCGTAAGCTATATGTCGACGCTTGAAAATCTGGAAGTTCAGCAGGCATCTGCGTCAGCGAAAATCATTGTGAACGCGCGTACCGGCACCATTGTCGTGGGTCAGAACGTCGAGTTGAGACCGGCAGCCGTGGCTCACGGTAACATGCAGGTTACCATTGCTGAGAATGTGAACGTCGATCAGCCGAATCCATTCGCCGATGGCGAAACAGCGATTACTCCTCAGAGCATTATTGACGTAAATCAGGAAGATGCACGCATGTTTGTATTCCAGCCGGGTACAACATTGAATGATTTAGTGCGAGCGGTGAATCAAATTGGTGCCGCCCCGGGCGACATGATTGCCGTGCTGGAAGCATTAAAGCAGGCCGGTGCATTATCCGGTGAACTCATCGTTATTTAA
- the flgA gene encoding flagellar basal body P-ring formation chaperone FlgA, which produces MIVRKSLLISSIFFITCGINSVNAKTSGSDESLRFNYKALQELAHNYVEQRVSAPDNGRVEVVANNLDPRMAPKICSQPPKVGLATNANLDSYTTIEIECVGKTNWRTYVPVRIYRYKNVVTAASPMAPGQMISESDLVFSEVDLNRVRSNVFTDMTALVGARIKKRIAAGQAISASDTCLVCEGQSVTIVAQDKTLRITAAGRALADGLKGESVVVENARSNKSIQAVVTGLNEVTVNL; this is translated from the coding sequence ATGATAGTACGTAAATCGCTGCTGATCAGTTCGATTTTTTTTATAACTTGTGGCATTAATTCCGTTAACGCAAAAACGAGCGGTTCAGATGAAAGTCTGCGCTTTAATTACAAAGCGTTACAGGAACTGGCTCACAATTATGTGGAACAACGGGTTTCAGCGCCGGATAATGGTCGTGTGGAAGTCGTTGCCAATAACCTCGACCCGCGCATGGCTCCCAAAATTTGTTCGCAGCCACCAAAAGTAGGCCTGGCAACTAACGCCAACCTCGACAGCTACACTACCATTGAAATTGAATGTGTAGGCAAAACTAACTGGCGCACCTATGTGCCTGTTCGAATTTATCGCTACAAAAATGTTGTTACCGCAGCCTCACCTATGGCTCCGGGTCAAATGATAAGCGAGAGTGATTTAGTGTTTTCCGAAGTTGACCTTAACCGGGTTCGCTCAAATGTGTTTACTGACATGACGGCTTTAGTTGGAGCCCGCATTAAAAAGCGCATTGCTGCAGGTCAGGCAATAAGTGCCAGCGATACATGTCTTGTATGTGAGGGGCAAAGCGTTACAATAGTTGCACAAGATAAAACGTTGCGAATTACTGCCGCCGGAAGAGCCCTGGCTGATGGTCTCAAAGGTGAATCGGTTGTTGTTGAGAACGCACGGTCGAACAAATCAATACAAGCGGTTGTCACAGGACTAAACGAAGTGACTGTTAATTTATAA
- the flgH gene encoding flagellar basal body L-ring protein FlgH — protein sequence MRSLLFSLTALVLAGCVQTPHKPMPDDPYYAPVLPEERAQPVVPTGSLFQDAYADNLYSDIKARRLGDIITVTLREQTTASKTATTETSKESTAELAAPTAFGRNITVGGNPLSAGINGTREFSGDGSSDQSNQLNGEITVTVIKVLPNGNLIVRGEKWMRINTGDEYIRLTGMIRPQDITAANQIPSTRVANARIEYSGTGSLAQVQEQGWLTRFFNSPIWPF from the coding sequence ATGCGTTCTTTACTTTTCTCTTTAACCGCATTGGTTTTAGCCGGTTGTGTGCAAACGCCGCATAAACCCATGCCGGATGACCCATATTACGCACCCGTATTGCCGGAAGAGCGTGCTCAGCCTGTGGTGCCAACGGGTTCTCTGTTTCAGGATGCTTACGCGGATAATTTGTATTCCGATATTAAAGCTCGCCGGTTAGGTGACATTATTACGGTCACTTTGCGGGAACAAACGACAGCCAGCAAAACGGCTACAACGGAAACATCAAAAGAGAGTACAGCTGAATTAGCTGCACCCACGGCGTTTGGACGTAATATTACCGTCGGCGGTAATCCGCTGTCTGCCGGTATTAATGGCACTCGAGAATTCAGTGGTGACGGCAGCTCAGACCAAAGTAATCAGTTGAATGGTGAAATTACCGTAACAGTTATAAAAGTGCTGCCAAACGGTAACTTAATTGTTCGTGGTGAAAAGTGGATGCGCATTAATACGGGTGACGAGTACATTCGTTTAACCGGCATGATCCGTCCCCAGGATATAACAGCAGCAAACCAAATCCCGTCAACCCGTGTCGCCAATGCGCGCATTGAATACTCGGGTACCGGTAGTCTGGCTCAGGTTCAGGAGCAGGGGTGGTTAACTCGCTTCTTTAACAGCCCGATATGGCCATTCTAA
- the flgC gene encoding flagellar basal body rod protein FlgC gives MSLFNIFNVTGSAMSAQSVRLNTTASNLANANSISSSIDETYRARNPVFATALADASGNYKGNSLTNQTQAGQEAGVKVMGIVESQDPLQIEYAPNHPMADESGYIYRPNVNTMEEMANMISASRSYQTNVQVADTAKTMTQRLLRLGQG, from the coding sequence ATGAGTCTGTTTAATATTTTTAATGTGACCGGTTCTGCCATGAGTGCGCAGTCTGTACGGCTGAATACAACGGCCAGTAACCTGGCAAACGCTAACTCAATTAGCAGCAGTATTGATGAAACTTACAGAGCCAGAAACCCAGTTTTTGCGACCGCGTTAGCCGATGCCAGCGGCAATTACAAGGGCAACAGCCTGACGAACCAGACTCAGGCGGGTCAGGAAGCGGGTGTTAAAGTTATGGGAATAGTGGAAAGCCAGGACCCACTGCAAATTGAATATGCACCAAACCATCCCATGGCGGACGAAAGCGGTTATATCTACCGCCCCAACGTCAACACCATGGAAGAGATGGCCAATATGATTTCGGCTTCGCGTTCCTACCAGACCAACGTGCAGGTAGCGGACACTGCCAAAACAATGACACAGCGTTTATTACGTCTGGGTCAAGGATAA